Below is a window of Chanodichthys erythropterus isolate Z2021 chromosome 19, ASM2448905v1, whole genome shotgun sequence DNA.
tgagtaaaccCTTTTTGGTGAACTACCCCATTAAGATGATTACAAAAGGGGAAAGGACACATTTAATAAAACTTGCACACATAAAAAGCTATCTCGAATGCTTTCTTTGAATCCTGAAGGATATTTACATTATCTGACTCTTGAACTGTTATTGTGATGgcgtctgctgctgctgctcggACTGGTGGCGTTAGCGTCTGTCCAAGTGCTGGTTCCCTCCCCTGCTTCAATTTCCAGATCTCCGACCTCCAGGCTCTCACACAACAGATTTATCTGCCTTCTTATTTGGGCCATCCGGCTCTGCATGCGCTGCATCTTCCTGCGTAGGTTGGCTGCGATGGCCCTCTGCTTCCTCCGCTCGGCTACGTAGCGCTGCTGTAGCTCTCTGTAGCAGTTATGTTGGGCCTGGTTCTCACGGACAAGAAGCGTGCCGCATCCCATGGGACACAGTTGTCGCCAGTGGCTGCAGCTCTGATCGTGCGCCTGCGCGTCCTTCCTCAGCACCTGCTGCCCACAGCCCTCATGAGGACAGAGCTGCCACTCAAACGGACAGTTGGAGATGTGGAGGTACTCATTAGAAAGCGGGAAAGTGGCTCTGCAGCCCTGCTGTGCATTTCGACACTAGGAACACAGACACATTGTGTTGTTTCACATTCACATTTTAAGCTAGACACAACTATTTATAagactttaaatattaaactttaaaaatgttgCCTACCTTGATTGATAAACGGCCAATGGATTTACTCAGCTTAAACAGAACCACCATTTGGTTTTGGTCGATAGGCTGCCTACAGCAAGGGCATTTCACCTGTCTGAAACAACACTGGTTTAAAAAATTTGCTCAGACATcctggcccggtttcacagacagggcttagactaagccgggattaggccttagttcaattaggtagcttttataaatgtaccctagaaaaaacatttatggtgttcatcttgagacaaaacaatggcacttacatattttaagatgtgttggtacaagttgctttcagttaaacagctgaaacatgcattttagtttaggactagcttaagccttgtctgtgaaaccaggggccTATGAGTTATTTGAAAGCAGAATTATTGTACACTACTTTTCAAAAGttgggggtcagtaagatttttttttttttcttgaaagaaatcaatacttttgttcagcagggacacattaaattgataaatttattatgaaaaagatttattttttgtcttttgtcataaaattaaagtaaattcTGATATTTTGAAccttctgttcatcaaagaatcctggaaaatgCATCACTGCACACAAAAATATCAAGCATAAGatgtaaaaaatattacatcttataattaaatattaagcatacaattattataaaataagtataagataaaataaagcaataagccccaagaagccatggtttacagtgaatttataacagctaagagGAGCGAATTTTACAACGGCTTTGAACGcggctcaaccaatcagaatcaagggccagaactatccattttataatataaaataagattctataaaatataaatcatattatatataatattaagtataggattattataaaatttgataatataaaatatttttcttttatataaGATTATATAAGATCAACATTGCtaataacaagaaatgtttattgaaccgcaaatcagcatattagaatgatttctgaaggatcatgtgacactgaagactggagtaatgatgctgaaatttcagctttgccatcagaggaatttaaattttaaaatacaaattacaatagaaaacagttattttaaattgtaatatttcacaacattactgtttgACTGCATTGGTTACATCTtgctgagcataagagacttctttcaaaaacattaaaaattcttaccgaccccaaacttttaaaacagttgtgtatACCGGAAAGTCTTACAATCCATCCCATCTGGTCAGCcatgatattttttaaacagGCAGATGCTTGTgtgtaatgtatatataaaattgaaCAATAGAACCTGCTAATACAGATAACACCAGACAggaaatgttatttttctacctaaagttttttttaaaaaaaaattttattttacagttattaatttttattttgatgttctGGAAATCCTTTTACAACACTTCCCAACCTCCCCTAATCTGGTTTGtcatatatatgtttatgtatatatatatatatttatatatataatattgaaaaatattgaaaatattgaaAATGGTTACCTTTTCATCCACTGTAAAATACATTCCTTGCAGAAGACATGGTTGCATTTGAGTCGTACGGGGCAGCGTAGAACAGCTCTACAGATGACACAAATCAGATCATCATCTGGGGTCTCCACAAACTGCTCCACTTCATAACCTCCAGTctaataccaaaatacaaacaattataatatacaaaaaatgaattaatatatTGTAATGGCATATGGCCATGCTAGCatcattactattttttttattaccaatattattaatattaaataaatcaaactaTTTCAAACGACCCTTTTATAGTAAAACTATTCATGTCATATATTATCAGACTTTTTAAAACACACTGTAAGTAAAATATACatccagtatttttttttcccacaaatatctaattttatttcatgtaattaaaaaaaaagacacaaactCACCATTTTCACTTGTGTTCCAAGGACACAGCTAATACATATGCTGTATAAGTTGAATCATTTGAAGAGGCAAAAAGACAGACATCTGTCATCACAACACCCAGCAAAACATCCCAAAGGAGATCACTTGACCCTGGATCATTCAGAAATGCATTGCAGATGTCCAATTTTCTCTTCTTTTCCATTCTAGCACAAGTGACAACTATGGATAGCACCTGACAACTTTTTTTACACTAACCACTGGGACCCTATTTTGGTACCATCTAGGTTTTACTTATTAGACAAAAGCATTGCTATGGAAACCGGTGAACTTCAATGGCTGCCTGCTCTAGAGGCTACAAGCCCTATTCTCTAAACACACAGGTCTGAATGGCCAATGAACACACAGCAGCATTTTCTACACAAAAGAATATATCATAAATCATTATACAGTATGTGGGAAAATGTGTTACAGTAAATAAGTCTTACACTTAAACAGTCAACAGTGTTATTGGAAAAGCTTTAGCTAAAAGCTAAAAGGGTTTAACAATAAAGAAAACACCAGGTTGTACTGGCCACCATTCATATGTACAAGATGTGTCAATGGGTAGGTTGTGTTACTTTTACATAAAATCTACCTTCATTACATATTTGactcattttaatgtttttcagtgtttttttttttttttttttttttttttttgttattacacTTCCCATAGTTTACACAACAGATTTAGCataagtatttaaaaataaaaaaaataaataaaaatgtaacttagTCTAGATGAAACTTCAAAACAATCAAAAGCCACTGAAATTTCCAGAATGCAGGACAAACTGGAAGTACTATAGTGAATAATCAATATAGATCAATATAGTGAGTGAAGGTTGATGCAACATTGATGTAATAAGGGGAAATTGTCAGAAGAATTTGACTTTGTCAGAATGTGTCCTCAAACACGTACATATCTCTAGAATAGTACATTAATAATCAACAAACAAGCAATAAAAGGAGACAAACTGTTGCTTGTAAGGAAATGCCGCTTCCTACAAAGAAATCTCAGGCACTCCTTGGGTTAATGTTTAAAGTTCATTACTGGTAACTGACTACCGTCTTACCATCATAATTACACAGGGGAACTGTCAGAAACAGAAACTCAACGCTCTGATGGTAATATTACCGTAATTAGACTTGCAGTATAAAGCCAAAGAACATTATAACAATAAGTGGAATAATTTAGTTTGCTTTACGTGTTaagttttatacaaaaacaacaCTACTTTTTCTACACAACAGTTTCTGCACCAATCATCTTTTATGATCTGGAAATGTTTCCTATATTATTTCTATATGTTTATAATGCTTTATGTGTGCATGATGCAATATGTTGGTATATATTAAATTACCACATCCAATGGGAAAAAAATCTCATGACATCAGAATCATTAAAATGCTGtcaaaacatttattgaaaCTTATGCAGGTATATAAGCAAAAGTCCAGATAATAAAACTTTTTCCAGTATGGAATACCATTAACTCCAAGACAAAAATATAACAGCCTGAATATAAtgttaatgaaaaaataaaactgtgaAAACCAAATACTTTAAATATGTATAATGTAACTACCTTCATCCGGTTATGTATATTACATTTCATTTGagaaagatatatatatatctatcttttatatatattatatatatatatagccccAAAAAAGATTACAAGAGattattaaagctgcaagcatcAGAGATGAAAGGGAAAACAGTGAATAGTGGGTGACAagcatgtaagcgagtaaatacaggagaaatatggcaaagtcatttcgaCATGCCACACTTattgctgccaacaggtggcactttgactataactgaatattggcatagagatgtctttaggccaggactcttattaCACATATAAAGTTTGGGGCATATCGGACATTGCATGTCTGAGTTataacagcttcctctttcatggtgaaacatcacaatttgtcaggccgccacagacacaccCTTCAAAGAAAACTCAAGGTTTGCGACTTAACATCGCTAAGGCGTTAAAATTAGATTggccaaatatgatgttgatctggttaaatctctatgaggagttaatcaaagtgtaatttcctgttgcccacaggtggcactatgactgtaactgaatattgccatgtagatgtcttcaggccaggactctaataaaacatgtgaagtttgggatCAGACaatgtatgcctgagttacattGAATTGTGTCAGGCCGcaacgcccttcagtgaaaactctagatttTCACATTTAACATCATAAAGGcatttagattagactgaccaaatatgatgtttattTGATAAAATCTCTAGGTGGAGTTTGTTAaggtacaacgtctggaaatggcaaaaactgcaaaaatttgcagagaaaattcaaaatattaatataatatattatatatatgtattatatatataatatatttcatacctgtacgtgaaataaagtgcaaaaggcgcttaattgaaattttgtatgTGGCGCTatcaagccattttgccacacctaattctgaaacccatatcagaagtacattttcaccacttctgatgctgtgcaaagtttcatgagtttttgagcacGTTTATGTTCTCAAAAATGCGATCCATTttagagaagaagaataattgtcCAAGCAATTACAATGGAGTCCTCACACTATCAGTGCTCTGGCCCTAATAATGAGCGCAGATTAAACTTATACTCAAACATGACTCACAATTCGTGCAGAGGTTGCCAGAGCAGCTTTACGTGTGTAGGATGTGCAGCGACGTAGGATCTCTTGAGTTTGTGGTCGGGGTGGTACCCTGGGAGCTTCGACTCCTTTCATAGGTTGGCCAGTATCTGAGCTGGTGGGGCTGAGCTGGCCTCTAGACATATGAATGCAGTCTGGCTCTTTATCCTGCTGTCTCAGGCCCTCATCCCCCTCTGAGCTGGACATGCTTGGGCTCATTGAGGTGGTGTCCGAGGAACTGAAGCTGAAGCTGGTTCCATCATCGCTGAAGCTGCCAGACTCCTCGTGCTGTACTGGATAGGTGTTCGGGCTCTGGGGCTCTGACAGCATTCCCAGAGAGTTGGAGTTAAGGAAACTATTCATTCTGTTTCGTGAGCGGACTTGAGGCTCCATTTTGAAAGAGTTGTTGGTGGACAGGTTGATAGTGGAGCTGTGAAGTTTCCTCTGAAGAGTCTGAAGGCCAAAGCTGGGGCTGTTGTACAGCTTCAAGTACATGGAGGGCACATAGCCTGCCTTTCTGTTATATCTGCGCAGGGAATACAAGCTTAAAGTTAAGTTTTGTGGGGCAGACACCATGTACATTTAGAAATaatcattttataattatatattagtttctctatctatctatctatctatctatctatctatctatctatctatctatctatctatctatctatctatctatctatctatctatctatctatctatgttaGTTTCTATATACACTACT
It encodes the following:
- the rnf151 gene encoding RING finger protein 151 — translated: MMTGGYEVEQFVETPDDDLICVICRAVLRCPVRLKCNHVFCKECILQWMKRQVKCPCCRQPIDQNQMVVLFKLSKSIGRLSIKCRNAQQGCRATFPLSNEYLHISNCPFEWQLCPHEGCGQQVLRKDAQAHDQSCSHWRQLCPMGCGTLLVRENQAQHNCYRELQQRYVAERRKQRAIAANLRRKMQRMQSRMAQIRRQINLLCESLEVGDLEIEAGEGTSTWTDANATSPSSSSRRHHNNSSRVR